Within the Vanessa cardui chromosome 6, ilVanCard2.1, whole genome shotgun sequence genome, the region aaaagtaaaaatggtttttgtttattatctctaagagatagacatataggTACTATCGCTGATTTTGTAGACAGTACAAGACAgacatttacgacatcacattagaaacatattATCAATGTTTCACTACTAATAATACGTAAGTATACATACGTAGTACGTGATATACATACGTAGAAAAGTTCCCCTCGAATAACTCTATGTAAATAagaaaatccgttgcgttgtttTTAGAATTCGCTGACATAGGAACCATACAGACAGCGAAGACaggaacttttttttatactatgtagtgacttATTAGATTTAATGTATCTTATAaggatcataaaaaaaacagacattAACATCAatcgtataaatttaattgaaaatgtaaaaaaatataagcattaaaataataattttcatatcatTATATTGCTAATTAACATCCTTCTCTGTACCTGATTATAGtaagtacaaatataataataaaaataagctaTTGACTAACGTTGTCCGTAACATGACTAAAATATAACTAAGATAAATAACAAGATACCACATATCTTTgggaatattttgtatattgtaaGTACCTGCTACAATTTTCAAGTTCGACACTTTTTCTTGTATTCTTCTTCAGTTTCACTTAGCAAGTATTGATAAAATCCTTATAGGATCTATATTTCTACACCATATGCGAGAAGTTTAAATAATGTGTCCCTTACAGGCTTAAACTATTTAGGCTCtttgatcaaatcaaatgtaaaaagtctttcaaaaacttttaattgatCTGGTAAcatattgtctttttttaaatcgtttaaaattaaaacaacttttGGTAAcaactgataaatatttttatagacatttattaaatcttttgtAACGGAATAATTGGGTATTATCTGTTCAGTCTCCATAACAATTTCagaattattcattttttctaAAGTTGCATTAACTTTTTGAACATTATATGACTCTAGGTAAGCATTGAGACTTATATACAAGGCACTTATAATAATGTCTTGGTTAATTTGACCTTTATCAGGATAGTCAAATTTAGGGTAACTTATATTGTTGTTAGATATGacacttatatttttacaaattttagataaatgactcataatattttttgggGAGCCTTCCATTATATTCAACCTTTTTAGTAAACTTTCAGATTCACTTTTAGGAAAATCTTTCCATTTTGACGTTTCTAAAAAcgttattaatacatatattatattactttcaaCATAGTTGAGacttttattacaatacaaaagaCCTACTGCGCGCTTCATATAGGGTGGATGTATTTTTGCCAGAATCTTGATAAAAGACTCGTGTGGaagttctgaaaaaaaaaagaagttttaaTTCAAAGTAAATTCTTTTAACCTCGAAAATAGCGCATTTCATTATTAGCTTTATGGTATCCATTGTTTTTAATGGGTAGTAATAGTCacatattgtatgtatgtatagtccAGTTGTATGGAGTGGAAGAGTTTGACAAGATCGAAATGGAATGAAGTATCAAACAGGTTAAATTATAGTTTCAGCAAGTATTTAGCAAGCAACGTAATTactgtataagaaaaatatgtatctgatttttaaaatatattgaaaagtgTTAATATACTTAgctatgtaaataaattcaatcacaATTTTTCGCAACATTAAGaggcaatataaatatttagagagTTGTTATTGTATGTCATACTggcaaattaatataaaaatataaatttatagattttaagtAGCCTAGATAGGACAATTCATTGGTTAAAGAATGCTCTGTTAAATCAGATTGTAGGCTGATTTAAAATCTAAGAAAAAGTTAAAATCTCTTTATAATTTTGACTTTCagcagttatttattaattttgtagcttttagtaaattttttgagttgatatatttttaaattttgaaaaaaacaagAACAGGTCTTATGTTTATAAAGCTTGTATGtgctatttttttcttattgttaattatcacatttgaataattcatggcaacattatttttttttacaatttactaaaaatttcaataatattgtaaaatgtatcTCACCAATCACTTCTAAGTATAATTGCCAAAGAAACTCAaccatacattaaattaaaataaaatatataatgaaaaatagtaattataccTGATATTACAGTGTACAATTCTGATGCAAAGTAATTTCCGTATAATCCGAGAGTTGAGAAGTCTTTATTGCTATTAAAGTCATTGTAAAAATGAGCTTCAATTGCCATATTTAACCAAAtctaaaaaaattagattataaacataatacattgcacatctataatataatcaatttattgtaattaaaaataaatttaatttgaaacaaagaattataaagtacaaaaaaagttaatttttttttaaattaagtataagagaaacaatttttaaaaataaaaaaagacccCAAAGTAAATTCTTTAAACACAGATATTTGAATTTACATAAGAGCCCAATCAAGTCtgtatttcattatttgtaataaaaaaataagtaaataaaccaATAGtgctatatgtatattaagtattaacACTTAcactcattattttaatatgttctgCAGGATAGTTAAGATGCACAAAATaggcaaatattttaattatttgctttGATACTTTTGAATCTTTTTTACATAGAGAAGTGGGCAGAAACAACTTATGCATCAGAATATTTTGTCTTGATTGTctgaaaatgtaaagaaataaattaaatataatgcaacaataataaaattatgtggagTTACATTAAATAGCTCCtactctaaaaaataataaatttattttgaatgccAAGTTTGTATGGGATTTATGGTGAATTGgctcatacttttttttatgataaaccTGAGGTATTCCTAATATTGTCCTATTGATTTACAAACCAAAAACACCAAAgtgtaacaaaattataattttttatagcaataaaaaatatctcagaATTTATGTAATTAGTAACCCACCCCAGCTTCAATGCAATTCTTAGTCCAGTTAATAGAATATCTTTACTACCATCTAGATGTATTagcattatcataaatataagcTTTTCCTAATACTACAAACTATTATTGTTATATCTCTCGTGCATGTGATAAAATTGACTTTAAaacttgaatatataatatatgtaatacaaaatgTTACTCTTAGAGAGTACATCATTCTATGATTAAAAAaccacaattaaaatattacgtacctcgattttatgataaaaagatTAAATTGTATCAATTCTATCGTACTACGAAGAACTGCCATCAATCTATCTATTCTTTCGGTTCTTTCTAATAGTTCATATATCTCCAGTTGTTCTTTTTCATAATGCAATCCCTGGAgactttcttttaaattatccGGAATGATATTATCTTTGTTAACTAGAGGGCCATCTTTGCTTTCTGAACTTATTTCATACTCTAatctatttaaacaatattgtataattCCTTTATCACAGCCAAAGTCATTCCTTGTAGAGTgtttcttgttatttttaatagacgCTGAGGTCATTGGATCCATTAGAAAACTATTGTAAAGGGACAATATATCATCATGCGAGGCACAAGGAGGATGCATTCGAAAATGCAATGCTAGCACTTGTTCACATTTGCTTATGAGGTGAGTAATGGAGTACTTTGAAGAAACGTCTTCATGCGCATTCTGGAAGTATGagacaatttttatgttattaacaaGATCTCTTTAAAATAAGTCTGTATTAGAatacaaatagaaatatttaccagCATGATTTCTACAATATCTCTAAGAACATTTGCAGTTAGATATTGTTTTGGTGTTATGCATAGATAACTTATTTCCAGAGCCTCATACCACATATTCCCAGACATTTccatttgaattgaattgatgACTCTGGGTGTAATTTGTTGTATCTGcaatttctattataatattctttttagcacaataaacaatatgtactatgttattattgataaaatattattatttaatttctttttaatgttattcgTGTTTGTCTCATCTGCATACTTactttttttgaataatgtttGCAATCCAAATCTGTTGAACAATTCGGCAAAAACAACATTTGCAAGCGTTCCGTATAATTTAGATAGGCTTTTGTCGATTCAAGCTTACACGCTCTTACgaagttatttttatgtttactgGCTATATCTTCTTTTCTCTTTTTAACGGGAGAACAACCAGGAACTTTATTCTTATCCTCTTTGGAAGCCATGTTTACGATAACTATAAGCTTTATTTCCAAAACCACTcaagtaatacaaaaaaaattcatattgaACTACTTATTAGTGTTTTTGTATACacagaattttaataaacatacaaaacaaaGTATAGCAATAACTACTCAGGGTAAAATAGATACAGTAACTTTCTTATTAAAAGTGCTTAGTAAATAgtacagtttatttaaataaaataactttggataaaacaaatgtgtttttaataattccAATTCGGAAATTGCAAGATAAAAAATGACATCATGTTTAACGTCAAACCGTTAAAGATTATCCTTATTCCCTGACCAAGACCATAGAGTACATAAATAGTGAAAACGTACGTTTTGTCTTGTAGTGCAACGGATAGATATATCAACTggaataatcaaaaaaattcaaaaattctaCACTTATGTGTAACAAATACTCATAAATGCCTATTATATAACTACATGAATGATACTTGTTATCGATTGTAGGAATACACGCGGAATGTGTCGGTCCAGTTTGAAGTTAACTAGAACTGGGTGTGATTTTGATATTGCATTTTGCTTGTATGTGAGTGACATAGTCAGATTACTAAACTCctagatataaaaaaagaataaaaaaaacttataaaaataaaaggaaatttgatttatttactttagtcCAGTAATTTAATCCAGTAGATTGCTGCAATGTAGTAACACTTAATTCATATTTGAccaattaaatcatttttcaattaagtATCTAGCACTGTATATGAATAAAAGTTATCGCCAACCAGCGCCTGgatatttagttaaaaacaaCAGTGTGATAATATTAAGCCATTGTATAaatcgcacaaccactctgtgggaCCAGCTTTTGCAAAGGGTTTTTAGGAACCAATACGATTTGAGCACCTTCAGGGAAAAAgtcttatcattttataaaggcCGATAACGCATCTGCTACTTTTCTGTTATTGttggtgtccatgggcggtggaactttccataaaaaaaaagaaaaaaggccagctgtatttttatgttctggtttgaaggatgacTGAGCCAGTATTATTACAGTGTATAATAACATACACAAGATATCGATGCTAGGCGTTGGTATAAAATTGGGCCTCCCTCCACTTTTCTTGCAGTTTGTAttcattgttaatttattaaatattactttcataTATTTGTAGTGAGAAAcgataatgattaataataaatttataattttatttgaaatttgttacTCGTGTAGAAAtaaaatccaattaaaaaaatatatctacaaaTGGACTTTCTTAATACATATTTCCTACTGTGCTGAGCCTGGGTGGGtgttatatacagggttattggtaattcgacgtattctcgttaggaggtgatagaggtgactatttgcaataattttaacccccatatgtgTGGTGTAAACTATAACCATTATTGAGTTATCacttatcacgttttttagcttttttcaaaatttgtcaaaagcgcaacttcaaaaatttattttaaaaaaagtatcaattaaaatcatgtTTTTCTTCCgttttataaaatctattaaacactggatatttttcaatattttaataatcattatttgttcaaatttaaaaatgcgaggctaaaaacgaaattatttcaatatttttttgatttttcaaaACTGCCTTAAGCACAAAAACATTCATAATCGAACTTGGTGTGCagattatttcaaaaacatgCCCATTTTCTAGGCTttccgaaataaaatgaccagaaaagacgttggtggaaattcgtattcgaacatgaacgaattcatACTAAAGGTCgttctttaaaattctcacaaaattaactaaaaataacattttgtaatattggCTTAATAAAGTACTAAGAGAATTCGAGTAACTCTATAGTGGaccacagcacacacagcatgtttgACAGGGTAAAATGCGGGATTCTATCCTAATCATTATCCTCACAAAGAGGTCCCTGAAAGGagagttattttttgtatatacttcGTGCAGCGATTAATGTCTCAGAGCATTGATGACATTCAACATCAGTTAACCCACATACCAGTTTGCAAttgatacatacataattatataaaatcgtaagaaaaaaaaatggcaaTATAGCTAATAGAGAAAAATTAATACAGAAGTTtttcttcataaaaataatgtactaaaGTGTAACTTGTTAAATCAACCTTAAAATTTAAGAACTTAGGTTTCACAAGGTTCACgtgtaatatgtatgtacatatttatagatCGTTCATTACGAAGGATTATTACATACTCTGtcctttaaaaaattataatgtaaacattaaacataaaaataaaatctgtaaGTAAATCTGTATTAAATTTCATGTGGTCGAAGGAATGACGAAAATAAGCCTATTCAAAATGCTTCTATACGCAATAAGGTGTTTATTGTAATCAAACGGCCTACCTTCAgctaaatattgaaaaatattgattCATAGTTTGCCGCAACCGACAAAATAAGTTCGTGATTACCCTTACTTTCTTAAATAACGCTCTGGGTATAAAACCACAATATCGGTTGAGAAGGCACCAGTCCCGCAGGCAACGGTGCAGACAATCCTAACAGCGGTAATTCACAAACAAAATGTCATTCATATTTAAGGTAATACatgaaatattcattattgGAATCTATATAACTCagtagatataatatttattttagtaatgtttgaattaattgaatgcatctattttaaatataataggcaaaaaaatattaattttaaattttcattgcCATTTTTTGAGAAATACCTCGAGCCAAATGACCATGAATATCAGTGTTTTCTCTTGGTGTTAATGTCAGCATCAATGAACTCTATACATAATCTCTTATTTGctaaacagaataaaaataaattgcaatttttttttaatttgaatcattttttttttcagacgTTCACGTTGGTATTAGTATCAACAGTTGCTTCTTCGAGTCATGCTCCAGGGGGTTTCTCATATAATCGTTTTAGCGGTCCAGTCAGTGGAAAGATAACCGAGGTTCAAGTCGCCCCAGCACACGGTGTTCCTGCCCAACAACATGCGGATTACGGATATGACCACAAAGCTGGAAAAATTAATCCCGAAACGGCTAAATATGACCGTTTGAAAACAGTTGACTATAAAGTAAGTATCTTttcatacattaatatttagaatcatataaaaaaataaacattatgtgCATgtgttttaattgattattatgtaACAGGCTAAACCCGATTATCACTTCGCTTACGGAGTTCAAGATCCTCACAGTGGAAATCAACAAGACCACAAGGAATATCGCGACGGAGATGTCGTACATGGCGAATACTCTCTGGTTGAGCCTGATGGTTCTATTCGTCTCGTACGATATACTGCCGACCCTAAGAATGGTTTCCAGGTATATTTGAATTACAGAGATACATAAATTAAGGAgaatataccgtgtatacataaatttattatatatataaatttattaagctgCTTCTGGTTAATGTgtctatttcattataaaaagactatatgaatatgaaatacTTTAAACTTTTAGTTATGACCTTCATGTTTTCTCGTGATTGAAAAAATCTttttggttatgtttatgtatattcatGTTTCTTTGTAGGCCGTTGTACATAAGAAGCCCGGTGGTCAACCGAACGCACCAGCTCATTATACTCAACAGCATCAAAACGAAGACGACTCAGGAGAATATTAGTCATTTAAactgtataataattacaattcgtTAGAGTAGCActagattttgttttaatatttattttgctgtAAATGTTggctaaataaaaacaatattatataaatatactgaatttatttttatttaatttcataaagcATGTacgtcatttattaaatatcttctTAAAAGTGTCCACGGAGAAAGGAAAAACAATCGTGTGTGTTTTCTCGCCGGCAATAGTGTTCAGTGACTGCAAATATCTGAGCTGAAATTACAATGAAAATGAAGAAAACGCAGGAAACTTCCAATTATTCTAATTTACAAGTCAAGATTTTCAAACGAAACGGAAGGATTctggttattatttaaatacgaaactATAATACACGCCTATTAAATTTCCtattttaattatcaacaattattattttaaattataattataatttagtttttatgatAACTAACATTACGAACAacttttagttatatttaatcGTCGTGCATTAGCAAGACATGATATAAAAActgattttagtaaaataaaataatacattgtttctaaaaataatttcgttatatTTGTCATTATTACATGCCATTATTGGGCAAAGGTCTTATGCCCACTTGAGAAAAGGTCCTGTAAGTTATTCCACCAAGATGCTCCAATACGTTGATTGGTAGAGTTGGTTCATTATTTTTTGGTTTCCTAAGTGCAGACTTttctaatattgaaaataatgatCACATTTTTACCACTATCATTTGGTGTATTCAACCTTGTTTTTactaatatcaaatttaatgtatacaattatgtataaatgtacTAACATTATGCTTGTTTatatcatcatcaatcatcatgaTCAAATCAGTTGATCAGCATTATTAACGAATACATATTATCCACATATTTTCTTAAGAATCGAGCAAAGCCGCAGGTGAAAATTAGtctgattaaatttaatgtgtCTGAGTGTAGTTCTTTGGGAAACTAAACATTCTCAAACCTTTATAATGGACCATACGTGAAGAGTAATAAAACGTAACCTTTTCATGTTTGATCGAATCTatcgttgtttttttatttatcaatatattccCTGCCTCTCTTCTAAGACAATACATCAATAACCGTCGttgtttgtaataatagtttacttttttgttaCACAAACCTGCATGCATATCGGATTGTCCATTAGAATACCCGTAGCTAGTTCAAGGTTCTTCGTCGATTCGATTTCGGCCTTTGCAACAATTATTTTAGCATTTGCCAATCTCGTCGATTCAGCTTCTACCGCCATCGCTTTTTGCAATTGAATGGGCAGACGAATGTCTTTACTGAATTATTAAACTTTCTTTGAAAAGCATTAGTTACTTGCtacattatgatttttttaaggtaGGTGGACGTTGAATATGCGACCTGGTGTTAAGGGATGTtgccgtaagaaatatcaaccattatTTAAATAGCTGATGTGCCGCCATTCTTAAcaactaagattttatatccCTTAGGCCTGTATTTGCTTGTTAAGTGATACCTACTACCCAGGCGAATTtgcacaaaatataataattatggattGTGCAAGTAAGACCTGTTCTTTATGAAATACGAAAATGTGAAACATACATTTTAGAactatataaactatatataaaaatttaaaacaaacatatattatttttagggcCACGAATATTCTATTTTAAGTGTGTTATGTAAGTAtgcttgttttattaaatttttattctaagGCTACGTTTGTTATTTTAGTTATGAAGGGAAAGGCAATTTACTTAAGTATTTAAGCAATTACTACTGGTACTTATGAATTATAATGTGTCTAAACTGTAAGTTATTATACAAAGTACATTTCAACTCTGACGACCTGGATTCCCCAGTCTCTGATCATATTTTTCATGAGTTCAAACACTTGGTGACTCACGGCTGGTCTGTTTGCCAACACTTCAGATAACTTTCTTGTTCCAAGTGCATTACGAAGTGTAGTTGCAGCTAGGTAGTGGGTTGACAGTCTAAATTTGAATTAcctttttagaattatttaggCCAAATGTGCAAAAGAGTATTTCATCAACTGTATGAAAAAGAGTCTGACGAGATAATGACATtcaaaagtaacaaaatattttgttcattaaattaacaatataacgtGCCAGtttcaacataaaataatagtaatatacttatttaaccTGATCTAAAACAAAACTAACGTATTTTTCCAGTTTAAATGCTCCGATCACATGTTTTCGTCATGTTACACTATCGGTTTATAATATAACTGATGGtgtctataattttatattgtataataaaacaaaataatgaatcTGTTAATATaccatttttgtaaaataaaaccttcttggTATATTATACCCAGCGTAATTTCTTTGCTGTATTTGTGTTAATTAGGCGATATACATGTTCAACGTTTTTAGGTTAcgtcacgattttttcctttacTTTTGAGAGTGCGATATATTAGTACATACTTTAAACACGGCTTAACACTTAAAACACTAAGTAAtgcattaaaactttaaaaaaggtTGCATTCCCAGTGTAATTCTACATGGAAGTCTATATAACCAAAACATTGTAAAAACTGATTTACTTGTAATCGGTTACACTTAAAACAGCTAGAACGGGatctattattttgtaaaatacaacGGCGTCCACGGATACAGTTAGGGAATCCTTAGTAAGGGCCTGgaagtaaaaaagaaatttaattacagaataaaatttcagaaaaattaatataagaagAAACAAATCACTTCTTGCGGTGGAACAGCATAAACAAATGTTCGCAAATCTATGAATTTGACAGTATCAACACAAGGTAAATAGAAGATAAGGCCTG harbors:
- the LOC124530228 gene encoding uncharacterized protein LOC124530228 isoform X2, translated to MEMSGNMWYEALEISYLCITPKQYLTANVLRDIVEIMLNAHEDVSSKYSITHLISKCEQVLALHFRMHPPCASHDDILSLYNSFLMDPMTSASIKNNKKHSTRNDFGCDKGIIQYCLNRLEYEISSESKDGPLVNKDNIIPDNLKESLQGLHYEKEQLEIYELLERTERIDRLMAVLRSTIELIQFNLFIIKSRQSRQNILMHKLFLPTSLCKKDSKVSKQIIKIFAYFVHLNYPAEHIKIMSIWLNMAIEAHFYNDFNSNKDFSTLGLYGNYFASELYTVISELPHESFIKILAKIHPPYMKRAVGLLYCNKSLNYVESNIIYVLITFLETSKWKDFPKSESESLLKRLNIMEGSPKNIMSHLSKICKNISVISNNNISYPKFDYPDKGQINQDIIISALYISLNAYLESYNVQKVNATLEKMNNSEIVMETEQIIPNYSVTKDLINVYKNIYQLLPKVVLILNDLKKDNMLPDQLKVFERLFTFDLIKEPK
- the LOC124530228 gene encoding uncharacterized protein LOC124530228 isoform X3, translating into MASKEDKNKVPGCSPVKKRKEDIASKHKNNFVRACKLESTKAYLNYTERLQMLFLPNCSTDLDCKHYSKKKLQIQQITPRVINSIQMEMSGNMWYEALEISYLCITPKQYLTANVLRDIVEIMLNAHEDVSSKYSITHLISKCEQVLALHFRMHPPCASHDDILSLYNSFLMDPMTSASIKNNKKHSTRNDFGCDKGIIQYCLNRLEYEISSESKDGPLVNKDNIIPDNLKESLQGLHYEKEQLEIYELLERTERIDRLMAVLRSTIELIQFNLFIIKSRQSRQNILMHKLFLPTSLCKKDSKVSKQIIKIFAYFVHLNYPAEHIKIMSNFHTSLLSRFWQKYIHPI
- the LOC124530336 gene encoding stomatin-like, producing the protein MILISIILVILFFPLSLFCIFVVVRQFERAIILRNGKVHKNRSYGPGLIFYLPCVDTVKFIDLRTFVYAVPPQEALTKDSLTVSVDAVVFYKIIDPVLAVLSVTDYKLSTHYLAATTLRNALGTRKLSEVLANRPAVSHQVFELMKNMIRDWGIQVVRVEMYFV
- the LOC124530228 gene encoding uncharacterized protein LOC124530228 isoform X1; this translates as MASKEDKNKVPGCSPVKKRKEDIASKHKNNFVRACKLESTKAYLNYTERLQMLFLPNCSTDLDCKHYSKKKLQIQQITPRVINSIQMEMSGNMWYEALEISYLCITPKQYLTANVLRDIVEIMLNAHEDVSSKYSITHLISKCEQVLALHFRMHPPCASHDDILSLYNSFLMDPMTSASIKNNKKHSTRNDFGCDKGIIQYCLNRLEYEISSESKDGPLVNKDNIIPDNLKESLQGLHYEKEQLEIYELLERTERIDRLMAVLRSTIELIQFNLFIIKSRQSRQNILMHKLFLPTSLCKKDSKVSKQIIKIFAYFVHLNYPAEHIKIMSIWLNMAIEAHFYNDFNSNKDFSTLGLYGNYFASELYTVISELPHESFIKILAKIHPPYMKRAVGLLYCNKSLNYVESNIIYVLITFLETSKWKDFPKSESESLLKRLNIMEGSPKNIMSHLSKICKNISVISNNNISYPKFDYPDKGQINQDIIISALYISLNAYLESYNVQKVNATLEKMNNSEIVMETEQIIPNYSVTKDLINVYKNIYQLLPKVVLILNDLKKDNMLPDQLKVFERLFTFDLIKEPK
- the LOC124530515 gene encoding cuticle protein 19-like gives rise to the protein MSFIFKTFTLVLVSTVASSSHAPGGFSYNRFSGPVSGKITEVQVAPAHGVPAQQHADYGYDHKAGKINPETAKYDRLKTVDYKAKPDYHFAYGVQDPHSGNQQDHKEYRDGDVVHGEYSLVEPDGSIRLVRYTADPKNGFQAVVHKKPGGQPNAPAHYTQQHQNEDDSGEY